The following are from one region of the Bradyrhizobium septentrionale genome:
- a CDS encoding ABC transporter ATP-binding protein/permease yields the protein MSVAEQLETPPGMPQPPRDALLDEEAFIESQITEPAKSRARLRPLLALAPYVARYKGRAILALISLTIAAITTLVVPVAVRRMIDMGFTPEGIAMINSYFSVMIAVVAVLACASASRYYLVMTIGERIVADLRRDVFAHLISLSPSFFDSARSGELVSRLTADTTQIKSAVGASVSIALRNLMLFFGAAAMMVITSPRLSGFVLAAIPLIVIPLVAFGRWVRRLSRNAQDTLADASAYASELVNAIRTVQAYTGERLARTRFSREVEQAYDAARSSTKARAMLTLIVIFIVFASVVVILWVGSHDVLVGTISPGRLGQFILYTAFAASGLGQLSEVWGEVSAASGAAERLFEILRVRPEIAAPAAPRALPQPARGDVGFDNVSFAYPTRPNALAVDGVSLKVCSGEKVAIVGPSGAGKSTLFHLLLRFYDPKSGTISLDGVPIRQADPAEVRARIALVPQDSVVFAASARENIRFGRPDATDAEVERAADLAHATEFLRRLPGGFDAQLGERGVTLSGGQRQRIAIARAILRDAPLLLLDEATSALDAESETLVQTALEELMRHRTTLVIAHRLATVLSCDRILVMDQGRIVEQGTHAELVAANGLYARLARLQFEGI from the coding sequence ATGAGCGTAGCCGAACAGCTTGAGACCCCTCCCGGCATGCCGCAGCCTCCGCGCGATGCGTTGCTCGACGAGGAAGCCTTCATCGAGAGCCAGATCACGGAGCCGGCGAAGAGTCGTGCCCGCCTGCGGCCCCTGCTTGCGCTCGCGCCCTATGTGGCGCGCTACAAGGGGCGCGCGATCCTTGCGCTGATCTCGCTGACGATCGCGGCGATCACCACGCTGGTCGTGCCGGTCGCGGTGCGGCGGATGATCGACATGGGCTTCACGCCCGAAGGCATCGCGATGATCAACAGCTATTTCAGCGTGATGATCGCGGTGGTCGCGGTGCTCGCCTGTGCCAGCGCCTCGCGCTACTACCTCGTGATGACGATCGGCGAGCGCATCGTCGCCGATCTCCGGCGCGACGTGTTCGCGCATCTGATTTCGCTGTCGCCGTCATTCTTCGATTCCGCACGAAGCGGCGAGCTGGTGTCCCGGCTCACCGCCGACACCACGCAGATCAAGTCCGCAGTCGGCGCCTCGGTGTCGATCGCGCTGCGCAATCTGATGCTGTTCTTCGGCGCCGCGGCGATGATGGTGATCACGAGCCCGCGGCTCTCCGGCTTCGTGCTGGCCGCGATCCCGCTGATCGTGATTCCGCTGGTCGCGTTCGGTCGCTGGGTGCGGCGGCTGTCGCGCAACGCCCAGGACACGCTGGCCGATGCCAGCGCCTATGCGAGCGAGCTGGTCAACGCGATCCGCACCGTGCAGGCCTATACCGGCGAGCGGCTGGCCAGGACGCGCTTCAGCCGCGAGGTCGAGCAGGCCTATGACGCCGCGCGCAGCTCGACCAAGGCGCGCGCGATGCTGACGCTGATCGTCATCTTCATCGTGTTCGCCAGCGTCGTCGTGATCCTTTGGGTCGGCTCGCATGACGTGCTGGTCGGAACCATCAGCCCCGGCCGGCTCGGCCAGTTCATTCTCTATACGGCGTTCGCTGCGAGCGGCCTCGGCCAACTCAGCGAGGTCTGGGGCGAAGTCTCGGCCGCATCGGGCGCCGCCGAGCGGCTGTTCGAGATCCTGCGCGTCAGGCCGGAGATCGCGGCTCCCGCCGCGCCGCGCGCGCTGCCGCAGCCGGCACGCGGCGATGTCGGCTTCGACAATGTCAGCTTCGCCTATCCGACCCGGCCCAACGCGCTCGCGGTCGACGGCGTGTCGCTGAAGGTGTGCTCCGGCGAGAAGGTCGCGATCGTCGGCCCCTCCGGCGCCGGCAAGAGCACGCTGTTCCATCTGCTGCTGCGCTTCTACGATCCGAAATCGGGCACCATCTCGCTCGACGGCGTGCCGATCCGGCAGGCCGATCCCGCCGAGGTGCGCGCGCGGATCGCGCTGGTGCCGCAGGATTCCGTGGTGTTCGCCGCCTCGGCCCGCGAGAACATCCGGTTCGGCAGGCCGGATGCCACCGACGCCGAGGTCGAGCGTGCCGCCGATCTCGCCCATGCCACCGAATTCCTGCGTCGGCTGCCCGGCGGCTTCGACGCCCAGCTCGGCGAGCGCGGCGTGACGCTGTCCGGCGGCCAGCGCCAGCGCATCGCGATCGCGCGCGCCATCCTGCGCGATGCGCCGCTGCTGCTGCTCGACGAGGCGACCTCGGCGCTCGACGCCGAGAGCGAGACGCTGGTGCAGACCGCGCTCGAGGAATTGATGCGCCACCGCACCACGCTGGTGATCGCGCATCGTCTGGCGACCGTGCTGTCCTGCGACCGCATCCTTGTCATGGACCAGGGCAGGATCGTCGAGCAGGGCACCCACGCCGAGCTGGTCGCCGCCAACGGCCTCTATGCACGGCTGGCGCGGCTGCAGTTCGAGGGGATCTGA
- the rpmE gene encoding 50S ribosomal protein L31: MKADIHPNYHTIKVVMTDGTEYLTRSTWGKEGDTLNLDIDPKSHPAWTGGTQQLMDRGGRVSRFQKKFSGFLKKD; the protein is encoded by the coding sequence ATGAAAGCCGATATTCATCCGAATTATCATACGATTAAGGTCGTCATGACCGACGGCACCGAGTACCTGACCCGCTCGACCTGGGGCAAGGAAGGCGACACGCTGAACCTCGACATCGACCCCAAGTCGCACCCGGCCTGGACCGGCGGCACCCAGCAGTTGATGGACCGCGGCGGCCGTGTGTCGCGCTTCCAGAAGAAGTTTTCGGGCTTCCTCAAGAAGGACTAA
- a CDS encoding TetR/AcrR family transcriptional regulator, with product MGIAERKGRGRAEREQRIVAAARVIAEREGWDAVTVRRLAEEIEYSQPVLYSHFENRDAIVAAVAVEGFREITVALREAASGSTRGRNALKNVAIAYLAFALRHPALYEAMFILPTNLRFAEAGTRPELRAGFEALAAVVTPFCVDVAVVTETFWAALHGLAELERSGRIRPSARGERIALVVRAIVASRNSSPGRFGASTSNARS from the coding sequence TTGGGTATCGCCGAGCGGAAAGGGAGGGGCCGGGCTGAGCGCGAGCAGCGCATTGTCGCGGCAGCGCGCGTGATTGCAGAGCGCGAAGGATGGGATGCCGTTACAGTCCGCCGCCTGGCCGAAGAGATCGAATATAGTCAGCCAGTCCTCTATTCACATTTCGAGAACAGGGACGCGATTGTTGCGGCAGTTGCAGTCGAGGGCTTTAGGGAGATCACAGTCGCTCTTCGGGAAGCGGCAAGCGGATCGACCAGAGGACGAAATGCGCTCAAGAATGTCGCGATCGCCTATCTCGCCTTTGCACTACGTCATCCTGCACTCTACGAGGCCATGTTCATCCTTCCGACGAATTTGCGGTTCGCCGAAGCTGGAACCAGACCGGAACTAAGGGCCGGTTTCGAAGCCCTCGCGGCAGTCGTGACGCCGTTTTGCGTCGATGTAGCTGTCGTGACCGAGACTTTTTGGGCAGCGCTTCATGGGCTCGCTGAGCTCGAACGTTCAGGCCGAATTAGGCCCAGCGCGCGCGGCGAACGCATCGCACTTGTTGTTCGGGCGATCGTAGCTTCCCGAAATAGCTCGCCTGGTAGGTTTGGCGCATCGACCTCCAACGCCCGGAGCTGA
- a CDS encoding DUF4267 domain-containing protein: protein MHWLALGMALLVAVAIIAIGTLYVVSPTTATRSFGLPLPESGANTVWWLRLKGVRDIASGLAVLAFMAWGAPRGVGIILLVEAIIPVGDMLLILAAKGSTKSAFGMHGLTAVLMILAAIPMMIGAA, encoded by the coding sequence ATGCATTGGCTTGCGCTCGGAATGGCATTGCTCGTGGCTGTCGCGATTATCGCGATCGGCACCCTGTATGTCGTGAGCCCAACGACCGCGACGCGCAGTTTCGGCCTGCCGCTGCCTGAAAGCGGCGCCAACACCGTTTGGTGGCTTCGCCTCAAGGGGGTGCGCGACATTGCATCGGGATTGGCCGTACTGGCGTTCATGGCGTGGGGCGCCCCGCGCGGGGTCGGCATCATCCTGCTTGTTGAAGCAATCATCCCCGTGGGCGACATGCTGCTCATTCTCGCGGCGAAAGGCTCCACCAAGAGCGCCTTCGGCATGCACGGCCTCACGGCGGTGCTCATGATCCTGGCAGCCATCCCCATGATGATTGGTGCGGCCTGA
- a CDS encoding DoxX family protein — MVHALPIWLLVAGFFGAGLFNAIGTPGTQSDFARWGYPRWWSRFTGGLEIMSAVLIALPASRSVGLALGAVIIAAAVMTVLHHRDLSHLAPLGVFGALIALAATLS; from the coding sequence ATGGTCCATGCTCTTCCAATTTGGCTACTCGTTGCCGGATTCTTTGGCGCAGGCCTCTTCAACGCGATCGGCACGCCCGGGACGCAAAGTGATTTCGCGCGGTGGGGCTACCCGCGCTGGTGGAGCCGTTTTACTGGTGGACTGGAGATCATGAGCGCCGTTCTGATTGCGCTTCCTGCCAGTCGCAGTGTTGGCCTGGCGCTTGGGGCGGTCATCATTGCGGCTGCGGTTATGACCGTTCTGCACCACCGCGATCTTTCGCACCTTGCGCCACTCGGTGTCTTTGGCGCCTTGATTGCTCTTGCAGCGACCTTGTCCTGA
- a CDS encoding LysE family translocator — MELYLAFAITTATFALIPGPAMLYAAARTLAGGRRAGLLASLGLHLGGYVHVIAAAAGLALLFHAVPPLFTAMKLAGAAYLVWLGLSLFRDRDNTKRPELAPLSAERAFAQSIVVEVLNPKTAIFFLAFLPQFVDASASLPVWAQLFLLGTIVNLTFSAVDIVCVFFASAVMSKLQRSQRSQRVMQRIGGSILVGLGARLAFQDR; from the coding sequence ATGGAATTGTACCTTGCCTTTGCGATCACGACTGCGACCTTCGCGCTGATCCCCGGTCCCGCCATGCTCTACGCCGCAGCCCGCACCCTGGCGGGCGGCCGGCGCGCCGGGCTATTGGCTTCGCTCGGCCTGCATCTTGGCGGCTACGTCCATGTCATCGCCGCGGCCGCCGGCCTCGCGCTGCTATTTCACGCGGTGCCGCCGCTATTCACAGCGATGAAGCTGGCCGGTGCGGCCTATCTGGTCTGGCTCGGACTGTCGCTGTTCCGCGATCGCGACAACACCAAACGCCCCGAGCTTGCACCGCTCTCCGCCGAGCGCGCCTTCGCGCAAAGCATCGTCGTCGAGGTTTTGAATCCGAAGACCGCGATCTTCTTCCTGGCGTTCCTGCCGCAGTTCGTCGATGCGTCGGCGAGCCTGCCGGTCTGGGCCCAGCTGTTTCTGCTCGGCACCATCGTCAACCTGACCTTCTCGGCGGTCGATATTGTCTGCGTGTTCTTCGCCAGCGCCGTGATGTCGAAGCTGCAGCGCTCGCAGAGGTCGCAGCGGGTCATGCAGCGGATCGGCGGCAGCATCCTGGTCGGGCTCGGGGCGCGGCTCGCCTTCCAGGACCGCTAG
- a CDS encoding FMN-binding negative transcriptional regulator yields MYLPPHFKMDELGPIHAAMRASRLATLVTATADGLIGTPLPLILDADEGDYGTLYGHVARPNPQWKLPAVGEAMAIFTGPDAYVTPSWYVTKAEHGKVVPTWNYVAVHAYGAAEFFEDADRLLDVVTRLTRLHESTRKEAWQVSDAPDDFIKAQLRGIVGFRMPITRIDAKKKMSQNRKLEDRAGVIAGLGASDNPVDREVAAMIPAS; encoded by the coding sequence ATGTACTTGCCGCCGCACTTCAAGATGGATGAGCTCGGCCCGATCCACGCCGCGATGCGGGCGTCGCGGCTTGCGACGCTGGTCACCGCGACCGCCGACGGGCTGATCGGAACGCCGCTGCCGTTGATCCTCGATGCAGACGAGGGCGACTACGGCACGCTGTACGGCCATGTCGCGCGGCCCAATCCGCAGTGGAAGCTGCCGGCGGTCGGCGAGGCGATGGCGATCTTCACCGGGCCCGATGCCTATGTGACGCCGTCCTGGTATGTGACCAAGGCCGAGCACGGCAAGGTGGTGCCGACCTGGAATTACGTCGCAGTGCACGCCTACGGCGCGGCCGAATTCTTCGAGGATGCCGACCGCCTGCTCGATGTCGTCACGCGGCTGACCCGATTGCACGAGAGCACGCGCAAGGAGGCCTGGCAGGTCAGCGATGCGCCTGATGATTTCATCAAGGCTCAGCTGCGCGGCATCGTCGGCTTCCGGATGCCGATCACACGGATCGACGCCAAGAAGAAGATGAGTCAGAACCGCAAGCTCGAGGATCGCGCCGGTGTCATCGCGGGCCTCGGCGCCAGCGACAATCCTGTCGACCGCGAGGTCGCGGCGATGATCCCGGCGAGCTAA
- a CDS encoding PLP-dependent aminotransferase family protein, with amino-acid sequence MPRLRTTISIPPLRAIDRTAGQVGRQIAQALRAAIANGELKAGEFLPSTRALAASLGVARGTVMEAFEQLQAEGYLVSHVGAGTSVAPTLAEQARPVRPPVNRSSNKTAPIQLPPRAMRLAKVAATFTPMPEAPFAIPVPGGAVAPDQNWRRLGNRVRASRAAAPASYGDPRGLMELRQAIADYVRKSRAVHCTPEQVVITAGTQQGLYLAGRVLLSSGDRVWAEDPAYPGMTAVLDDLDFVTTRVAVDAQGIDVDAAIAACPNARAAFVTPSHQYPLGMPMSMARRNALVAWAACRDAWIVEDDYDSELRYAGHPFPSMQGLAPSRVIYLGTLSKVLFPSLRLGYVVAPLPLIDAFAGARALLDRHSPTADQHVLAAYMREGLFEAHIRRIRGVYAARRATLIAALERHMPDDVTLQPSDQGMHLLLWLPKGIDDVQLAKAALAEGIVVRPISLMYALKARAGLMLGFGGFAPEELEAAAVRLRGIMDRGRRRQPDQVRLK; translated from the coding sequence ATGCCCCGCCTGCGTACCACGATCAGCATCCCTCCGCTCCGGGCGATCGACCGCACCGCCGGACAGGTCGGACGCCAGATCGCGCAAGCCTTGCGCGCCGCCATCGCCAACGGCGAATTGAAGGCCGGTGAATTCCTGCCGTCGACCCGCGCGCTGGCGGCCTCGCTCGGCGTTGCCCGCGGCACGGTCATGGAAGCCTTCGAGCAATTGCAGGCCGAGGGCTATCTGGTGTCGCATGTCGGAGCCGGCACAAGCGTCGCGCCGACGCTTGCCGAACAAGCGCGGCCCGTCCGCCCGCCCGTCAACCGCAGTTCGAACAAGACCGCGCCGATCCAGTTGCCGCCGCGCGCGATGCGGCTTGCCAAGGTCGCTGCAACCTTCACACCGATGCCGGAGGCGCCGTTCGCGATCCCGGTCCCGGGCGGCGCCGTCGCCCCGGACCAGAACTGGCGGCGCCTCGGCAACCGCGTCCGTGCATCGCGCGCGGCAGCGCCGGCAAGCTACGGCGATCCGCGCGGGCTGATGGAGTTACGGCAGGCGATCGCCGACTATGTGCGCAAATCGCGCGCGGTGCATTGCACGCCCGAGCAGGTCGTGATCACGGCCGGCACCCAGCAGGGCCTCTATCTCGCCGGCCGCGTGCTGCTGTCGTCGGGTGATCGCGTGTGGGCCGAGGATCCCGCCTATCCCGGCATGACGGCGGTGCTCGACGATCTCGATTTCGTCACCACGCGCGTCGCGGTCGATGCGCAAGGCATCGACGTCGATGCCGCGATCGCCGCGTGTCCGAATGCGCGCGCGGCTTTCGTGACGCCTTCGCATCAATATCCGCTCGGCATGCCGATGAGCATGGCCCGCCGCAACGCGCTGGTGGCGTGGGCCGCGTGCCGCGACGCCTGGATCGTCGAGGACGATTACGATAGCGAGCTGCGCTATGCGGGTCATCCTTTCCCCTCGATGCAGGGCCTCGCCCCGTCGCGCGTGATTTATCTGGGCACGCTGAGCAAGGTGCTGTTTCCTTCGCTGCGGCTCGGCTATGTCGTGGCGCCTCTGCCGCTGATCGACGCCTTCGCCGGCGCACGGGCGCTGCTCGACCGGCATTCGCCGACCGCCGACCAGCATGTGCTGGCCGCCTACATGCGCGAGGGCCTGTTCGAAGCGCATATCAGGCGCATTCGCGGTGTCTACGCCGCGCGGCGCGCGACACTGATCGCGGCGCTCGAACGCCACATGCCTGATGACGTCACGCTGCAGCCGAGCGATCAGGGCATGCACCTGCTGCTGTGGTTGCCGAAAGGCATCGACGATGTGCAATTGGCGAAGGCCGCACTTGCCGAGGGGATCGTCGTGCGGCCGATCTCGCTGATGTACGCGCTGAAAGCACGGGCCGGCCTGATGCTCGGCTTCGGCGGATTTGCGCCGGAGGAACTGGAGGCCGCCGCGGTCCGTCTGCGCGGAATCATGGATCGCGGAAGACGTAGACAACCAGATCAGGTTCGCTTGAAATGA
- the plsY gene encoding glycerol-3-phosphate 1-O-acyltransferase PlsY, translated as MMFWSASVAGLAIAYLFGATPSGYLAGKLLKGIDIREHGSKSTGATNVLRTLGPWPALVVLLVDVLKGAAAIVFARWFYPWLATVTPPAALDLESWTAWAVPWVVCLAGLAVLLGHGRSIWLNFTGGKSAATGLGVLLALSWPVGLGAATVFLAVLAISRIVSLSSMLAALTAVALVCALEQPLPYRLLVIAGSLYVIARHRANIQRLLAGTEPRLGQGARPT; from the coding sequence ATGATGTTCTGGAGTGCGAGCGTAGCTGGACTGGCGATCGCCTATCTGTTCGGGGCGACGCCATCAGGCTATCTGGCAGGGAAGCTGCTCAAGGGCATCGACATTCGAGAGCATGGCTCGAAATCCACGGGAGCAACGAACGTGTTGCGCACCCTGGGGCCATGGCCTGCGCTGGTGGTTCTGCTGGTCGATGTGCTGAAGGGTGCGGCAGCGATCGTGTTTGCCCGCTGGTTCTATCCCTGGCTCGCGACCGTCACGCCGCCGGCCGCGCTTGATCTTGAGAGCTGGACGGCTTGGGCCGTGCCTTGGGTTGTTTGCCTGGCCGGACTTGCTGTGTTGCTCGGACACGGCCGTTCGATCTGGTTGAATTTTACGGGCGGCAAATCCGCGGCGACCGGGCTCGGCGTGTTGCTGGCGCTGTCATGGCCGGTCGGTCTGGGAGCCGCGACGGTCTTTCTCGCCGTGCTGGCCATCTCTCGGATCGTTTCACTCAGCTCGATGCTGGCAGCGTTGACGGCGGTCGCCCTCGTCTGCGCGCTGGAGCAACCGTTGCCCTATCGGTTGCTGGTGATCGCAGGCAGCCTTTACGTGATTGCGCGCCACCGGGCCAACATTCAGCGGCTGCTCGCCGGGACCGAGCCACGGCTGGGACAAGGTGCGCGCCCGACCTAA
- a CDS encoding DUF1465 family protein, with protein sequence MADRSQSEAGLVLFSERLTNSAAFGVLFREGMDLVEQTAAYLDGDGRAEAKALERSVSLTYATESMRLTTRLMQLASWLLLHRAVKEGEMTLTQANREKTKVKLSAADPGPADMVTKLPEQLQQLIARSMDLQARVRRLDTTIHAPAPDRSTIGNPLVPQLNRLKAAFEQ encoded by the coding sequence ATGGCCGATCGTTCCCAGAGCGAAGCCGGGCTTGTACTGTTCAGCGAACGGCTGACCAATTCAGCGGCATTTGGCGTGCTGTTCCGGGAAGGCATGGACCTGGTCGAGCAGACCGCCGCCTATCTCGACGGCGACGGACGTGCCGAGGCCAAAGCGCTGGAACGTTCCGTCAGCCTGACTTATGCCACCGAAAGCATGCGCCTGACCACGCGGCTGATGCAGCTCGCGTCGTGGCTGTTGCTGCACCGCGCGGTCAAGGAAGGCGAGATGACGCTGACCCAGGCCAATCGCGAGAAGACCAAGGTGAAGCTGTCGGCCGCCGATCCCGGCCCCGCCGACATGGTCACCAAGCTGCCGGAGCAATTGCAGCAACTGATCGCCCGCTCGATGGATCTGCAGGCGCGGGTGCGCCGGCTCGACACCACGATCCACGCGCCGGCGCCGGATCGTTCGACCATCGGCAACCCGCTGGTGCCGCAGCTCAACCGTCTCAAGGCCGCCTTCGAGCAGTAA
- a CDS encoding DUF1192 domain-containing protein: MPIEEDDRPKKKISHEIGQDLYLLSVEDLTERIALLTAEVDRLKEAMTKKRASKDAADAFFKS; the protein is encoded by the coding sequence ATGCCGATTGAGGAAGACGACCGGCCGAAGAAAAAGATCAGCCACGAGATCGGCCAAGATCTCTACCTGCTCTCGGTCGAGGATTTGACCGAGCGGATCGCGCTGCTCACTGCGGAAGTCGATCGGTTGAAAGAGGCGATGACGAAGAAGCGCGCGTCAAAGGACGCCGCTGACGCGTTCTTCAAGTCCTAG